One genomic segment of Flavobacteriales bacterium includes these proteins:
- a CDS encoding Nramp family divalent metal transporter has product MNGISRHIAKVKSATKGNIWKTLGPGILFASTAIGVSHLVQSTRAGAFYGFGLLWAVVLANLMKYPFFEFGSRYANATGTSLLDGYHRLGKWVLWTYALITLGSMFFVSAAVTAVTSGFLDNLFAISQHTGVDLAIISALILLVCAIILSRGRFSVLDSLIKVIASVLLLTTVVAFVLTLAHGPVAQDISLEFILPEDAIGIAFLIALMGWMPTAVDLSTWNSLWTVARIRQTGYRPALKETLFDFNLGYVISALLALCFITMGSYLFYDTGTELSTSGAGFAHQVITMYTSTIGEWSYIIVASAGFAIMFGTSIAVLDGYARAMDHTAHLLLHGPEGSGERSKTYGRTLWILVLGTFGIIYFLGTSIPDLVDLATTISFLIAPFIAIVNLILVHRPFVAAEFVPPLWLRLLAFCGVLFLTGFSLFFLTR; this is encoded by the coding sequence ATGAACGGGATTTCTCGGCATATTGCGAAAGTGAAATCAGCGACCAAAGGCAATATTTGGAAGACCCTGGGTCCAGGAATCCTCTTCGCCAGCACAGCCATAGGGGTGAGCCATCTGGTACAGAGCACACGTGCAGGAGCATTCTATGGATTCGGACTGCTTTGGGCGGTGGTGTTGGCCAACCTCATGAAATATCCATTCTTCGAATTCGGTTCGCGTTATGCCAATGCGACTGGAACTTCTTTACTGGATGGGTATCATCGACTGGGAAAATGGGTCCTGTGGACCTATGCGCTCATAACCTTAGGGAGTATGTTCTTTGTCTCGGCCGCAGTGACTGCAGTGACCAGTGGCTTCTTAGATAATCTCTTTGCTATCTCTCAACATACGGGAGTGGATCTGGCGATCATTTCAGCACTGATCCTGCTTGTATGTGCTATCATTTTGAGTCGGGGTCGTTTTTCGGTATTGGACTCCTTGATCAAAGTGATAGCCAGTGTCCTGCTCTTGACTACTGTGGTCGCATTTGTGCTCACACTTGCCCATGGCCCGGTAGCTCAGGACATCTCTCTGGAGTTCATCCTTCCTGAAGATGCCATCGGTATCGCTTTCCTTATCGCATTAATGGGTTGGATGCCCACTGCAGTGGATCTCAGTACCTGGAACAGCCTATGGACGGTGGCCCGTATCCGACAGACCGGTTATCGTCCGGCCTTGAAGGAGACCTTGTTCGATTTCAATCTGGGCTATGTGATCTCGGCTCTATTAGCCCTTTGTTTCATCACGATGGGCTCTTATCTATTCTACGATACAGGCACAGAATTGTCTACCAGTGGTGCTGGATTTGCCCATCAGGTGATCACGATGTATACCTCGACTATCGGTGAGTGGAGCTATATCATCGTGGCCTCTGCCGGTTTTGCCATCATGTTCGGCACCAGTATCGCAGTGCTCGATGGCTATGCACGTGCCATGGACCATACGGCCCATCTACTTCTACATGGGCCTGAGGGATCGGGTGAACGCTCGAAGACCTATGGTCGCACCTTATGGATACTCGTGCTAGGCACCTTTGGTATCATCTACTTCTTGGGCACTTCCATCCCTGATCTGGTAGACCTGGCCACGACCATATCCTTCCTGATCGCTCCCTTCATAGCTATCGTAAATCTGATCCTGGTGCATCGGCCCTTTGTGGCGGCAGAGTTCGTTCCCCCGCTCTGGCTGCGCCTACTGGCTTTCTGTGGTGTGCTCTTTTTGACAGGGTTCAGCCTGTTCTTCCTTACTCGGTGA
- a CDS encoding MarR family transcriptional regulator translates to MHAEETVDYHLRYVWASISRMYNAEASKYKGTMSIGYVLLNIDKEGTPSTSLGPKMGMESTSLSRTLKRMEDQGLIIRKKDKKDGRMVRIFLSDLGMAMREKSRQSVLQLNHVIREQIEPEKLDVFFEVMKKMQFILNQEDVFQNISNQEQ, encoded by the coding sequence ATGCACGCAGAAGAAACGGTCGACTATCATCTGAGATATGTATGGGCATCCATCTCACGTATGTACAATGCGGAAGCCAGCAAATACAAAGGCACCATGTCCATCGGATATGTGCTTCTCAATATTGATAAGGAAGGAACCCCCTCTACCAGTTTGGGACCCAAGATGGGTATGGAAAGCACCAGTCTTAGCAGAACCTTGAAACGCATGGAGGACCAAGGCCTGATCATCCGTAAGAAAGACAAGAAGGACGGCCGTATGGTACGTATATTCTTGAGTGATCTGGGCATGGCCATGCGCGAGAAGTCCAGACAGAGCGTTCTCCAGCTCAATCATGTCATCAGAGAACAGATCGAACCTGAAAAACTGGATGTGTTCTTCGAAGTCATGAAAAAAATGCAGTTCATCCTCAATCAGGAAGATGTCTTCCAAAACATCTCAAACCAAGAACAATGA